TTGGAAACATTCAAACGCGTCACCGTCTCCTTCTATCAGTACGCGAAAATTGAAGACCCACAGGCTTTCCGCGATCAACTCTACGAATCCCTCTTTAAACTGGACGTTTTCGGACGTATCTACGTGGCCCATGAAGGGATCAACGCGCAGATCAGCGTACCGGAACATCATTTTGAGGCATTTCGCGAAACGCTTTACGCGGTCAGCTTTCTGAATGGCATCCGTCTGAACATCGCCGTGGACGACGATGGAAAATCTTTCTTCGTGCTTAAAATCAAAGTACGGGAAAAAATTGTGGCCGATGGTATTGATGATCCCACCTTCGACATGGCCAACCGGGGCAGGTACGTAGATGCACAGTCGTTCAACAAACTGACGGACGACCCGGAAACGGTGATCGTGGACATGCGTAACCACTACGAATATGAAGTCGGACATTTTGACGGTGCCATCGAAGTGCCTTCTGATACTTTCCGCGATCAGCTACCTATGGCGGTAGACATGCTGAAAGACCAGAAAGACAAAAACATCATCATGTATTGTACCGGGGGAATCCGCTGTGAGAAAGCATCTGCGTATATGTTGCACCACGGATTCAAAAATGTTTTCCACCTCGAAGGGGGCATTATCGAATACACGAACAAAGCCAAACAACAAGGACTGCCCATTAAGTTTAAAGGCAAAAATTTTGTGTTTGATGACCGCCTGGGAGAAAGAATAAGTGAGGATATTATTAGCCAATGTCATCAATGTGGGGAACCTTGTGATACCCACACCAACTGTTTAAATGACGGCTGTCACCTTTTATTTATTCAGTGCGAGTCCTGCGCCGCAAAATATAATGGCTGCTGCAGTGATGCCTGTAAAGACGTACATGCATTGCCGGAAGAAGAAAAAGCTGCCTTGCGCAAAGGAGTCGACAAAGGACTTATGTTCAACAAATCCCGCAGGAAAAGAATAAAATAAAAAATCCGCCCCGCGTTGTTTCTTCTCGGCAGGGCGGAGTAGATATAATTATAAAATCAGTATGGGCCGGACCGTCGTCCGGCCTTTTCCTTTTTCATAACCATTCTATCAACCTATATGCGAACTAAAATTTAATCTGCTCCCGGTCGATCATCCGCCGGAAGGCGATATAATATCTTTATATGGCTGTATTGTTTTTATATGCCCGGTAAAAAATAATCGGGAACACCAGCAATGTCAATACGGTCGCGGTAATCAAACCTCCAATCACCACTATGGCCAACGGCTTCTGTGTTTCGGAACCAATACCATGTGAAAGTGCTGCGGGCACAAGGCCGATAGCAGCCATCAACGCGGTCATCACCACCGGCCGGATACGGCTCTGAACACCCAGCTTAATTGCCTCGTTCAGATCGAGTTTAGCCTGCAGGTTTTTATGGAATACTGAAATCAGAATAACACCATTCTGGATACAGATACCAAACAGGGCAATAAAACCTACGCCGGCAGAAATACCGAAGTTCATACCTGTAACGTGCAAAGCGAGAATTCCCCCTATTAGTGCAAAAGGAACATTCATTAAAACCAGTCCGGCATCTTTCACGTTACCCAGCATAATAAACAGCACCATGAAGATGGCGACAAGGCTGATAGGCACTACCTGACCGAGTCTTTGGGTGGCGCGTACCTGATTTTCAAACTCACCGGTCCACCCTACACTATACCCTTTAGGCAGTTTGATGACTTTATTAATTTTTTGCTGCGCTTCGCTAATGGTAGAGCCAAGGTCACGGTCACGCACGGAAAACTTAATACCGATGAAACGTTTATTAAGATCGCGGTAAATAAACGCCGGGCCGGTAATGGTCCTGATCTCCGCGATTTCTTTCAGCGGAACTTTGTTGTTATTGATAGTAGGCACCATCAGATTGGCCAGGTCTTCTTCATTTTTGCGGTAGTTGGCGTCATAACGGATACGGATATCGAATTTTTTCTCGCCTTCGTACAATTGCGTAGCGGTTTTACCACCAATCGCCATTTCAATTACGGCTTGTGCGTCGCCGGTAGATACGCCGTACTGGGCCATCTTGTTGTTGTCCAGGTCAATACTCATCTCTGGTTGACCGATATTCCGTATTACGCCAAGGTCCTTGATGCCAGGTACTGTTTTCAGCTGTGTGATCACCTGTTGTGACAATGATTCCAGCTGGGACAGGTCTGCGCCGTATATTTTCACGCCATTGGCGGCTTTAAAACCGGCCACAGCTTCTGATACGTTGTCGCTGATAGGCTGGGAGAAGTTGAGGATAATGCCCGGGTACTTTTTTAACCGGCTTTCCATCTGCGAAATCAGTTCATCCTGCGTGATCTTGCGTTTCCATTCATCTTTAGGCAGCAGGTCCACCTGGTATTGCACAAAGTAGAAGCCGTTGGGGTCGGTTCCGTCATTGGAACGGCCTACCTGCGACAGCACTCTTTTCACTTCAGGGAAACCGCCCAGGTCTTCACGGATGCTGTGGGCCATGCGGGTGCTCTCTGTCAGCGACATGCTCATAGGCAGCTCGGTAGTAACCCAGAGAGAACCTTCATTGAGCTGGGGCAGGAACTCTGTACCGAGGAACTTGGCCGACATAAAGGTCACCACCATAAAGGCCAGGGCGCAGGTGAGGCTCAGGCGTTTATTGCGGTAGGTCCAGTTGAACCCGTTGGTGACAATGCGGTCGAAGAAGTTCACCACGAAGTTGTTTTTCTCCTTCACGTTTTTGTTGAGCAGGATAGAACAGAGTACAGGCACCAACGTTAGGGTGAACAGCAATGCGCCCAACAGCGCGAAGCCCAGTGTCCACGCCAGCGGAGAGAACATTTTACCTTCTACTTTCTGGAAGGAGAAGATTGGTATCAGGGAGATTATAATGATCAGTTTGGAGAAGAAGATGGCTTTGGCCAGTTCGCCGCCGGTCTGTTTGATCCATCCCAGCTTGGCCATCTTATTGAACCGCTCCATACCGTATTTATGGGCTTTGTGGTCCAGCATCACAAAGATGCCTTCCACCATTACCACGGCGCCGTCTATGATGATACCAAAGTCGATGGCGCCCATAGAGAGCAGGTTAGCGCTCATACCTTTTATGCGCAGGCACATGAAGGCAAAGAGCAGCGCCAGCGGGATGATGATCGACACGATCACCGTGGTGCGCCAGTCGGCCATGAAAATAAACACGATCACGGTCACGAAAATGATCCCTTCCGCGAGGTTGTGCATCACCGTATGGGTACAGAACTCCATCAGGTTGTCACGATCGTAGAAGGTTTCCATTTTGATGTCGTCCGGCAGCACGGTTTCGTTGAGCTCCTTCAGTTTATCTTTCAGGCGTTTGAGCACTTCAGACGGGTTTTCGCCTTTACGCATCACCACGATGCCTTCCACCAGGTCGTCGGCTTTATCAAGGCCCACTTGTCCTACCCTTGGGGCGGAAGACTCATGTACGTTAGCGAGGTCTTTTACCAGTAGCGGTACGCCGTTGATATTCTGTACAATGATGTTCTGGATATCGGAGATGCTGTTAAGCAGGCCGATACCACGTACCACGTAAGCCTGGCCGTTTTTCTCGATCACGTCGCCGCCTACGTTGACGTTGCTTTTGGTCACCACCTGGTAGAGTTCCAGCGGCGTGATGTCGTATTTGGCGAGGCGTACCGGATCAGCGGAGATTTCATAGATCTTTTCCTGTCCGCCGAAGGCCACTACGTCTGCCACGCCGGGCACGCTGCGTATCTGCCGGTCTATGACCCAGTTCTGCCAGGTCAGCAGGTCGCGGGAATCGCGTTTGTTGCTTTTGAGATAGTAGCGGAAGATCTCGCCGGTAGGGCCGTAGGGCGGCTGTACTTCCGGTTCCGCGCCTTCGGGCAGGCCAATGCCTGCCAGCATATTGTTTACCTGCTGGCGCGCGAAAAAGTCTTCTACGTCATCTTCAAAAATGATTTTTACAACGGAGAGACCAAACATGGTTACGGAACGTACGCTGGTCTTGCGTTGTACGGCGTTCATAGACACTTCGATGGGCAGGGTCACGAAACGCTCCACTTCCTGGGCGCTGCGGCCGTTCCATTTGGTAACAATGACGATTTGTGTATTGGTAACGTCGGGAAACGCTTCAATAGGCGTGTGCAGGAACGAGAACACGCCTGCGATGATCAGTACGACCACGCCGATAAAAACAAAGAGTTTGTTTTTGAGCGAAAAAGCGACAATATTTCTGATGAATTTATTCATAATTCCTCTTCTTTAGGGCCAGGCTGGTGTTTCATGCCATGACATAGCTTAGTCTTTCAGCGCGTCGTAAATCAGCAGCTGATTTTTAGAGATCACTTTTTCGTCTGCCTGCAGGCCGGAGCTGAGGTAAGTCAGGTCACCGGAGGTTTTGGCCACTTCCACCTGCCTTACCGCGATGTTGAATTTGTCTTTGAACACCAGTACATAATTTTTGCTGTTGTCAAAGATGACGGCGGCGGAAGGCACGGCGATTTTCTCATCGTGGTCGGTGTACTTCACGTATACCGTGGCAAACATTTCCGGTTTAAGCAACATGTTTTTGTTGTCGATCCGGATACGTACCTGCATGGTTTTGGTGGCAGGGTCCAGGAAATTATTGATCTTGTCTATTTTGCCATGGAAGGGCTCATCGGGGTAACTTACGGTCACCACGTCTGCTTCATAGCCTTCCTTGATTTTGGCGATATCTGTTTCAAACACGTTGGCCATTACCCATACATCGTCCAGTTCGGAGATGGTGAAGATATTGGCGCTGTTGTCTGTACGGATCTCCATGTTATTATTGATGTTCTTTTCAATAATATATCCGGAGATGGGGGCTGTCACCAGGTAGGTAGCGCCTTTACCTTTGCGGTATATTTTAAAGAGGTCGTTGAGACGGTTGATTTCCGCGTTGTTTTTCTGTACTTCGCCTCTGGCGTTCACCACGTCTTTTTCTGTGCTCAGGCGGCTGTCATACAGGTCCTGCGCCACTTTCAGGTTTTTCTCTGCCACGCCGCGGTCGGAGCGGGCCTGTGCCAGTTGTTTTTCATAGTCTGCGATCTCGGCACTGTGTATCACGGCCAGTACCTGGCCTTTCTGCACATAGTCGCCCAGCTGCACTTTGATATCTTCCACATAACCACTCACCAGCGGGTATACTTTAAGTACCTTGCCGCCATTGGGGGCTACCTTGCCGGAGAGCCGCACTTCGTTCATCACGGGCACCATATGGGCGGTATCGATGCGGATATTTTTTAACATGGTATCGCTGAGTACAAATGTGCTCTTCTCTGAATCTTCTGCCTGTGTGTGTTTGCATCCACTCCAGATAACTGCTGCCAGCAGCGAAAAGCCAACGATCAATATAGGCTGTTTCATGTGCTTAGTTTTTAAATAATTCTTGTCCTGTGGCGTAATTAAGTTCTTCATAAGCGTTGACCCGGTTGGATAAAAACTTGTTGATGTTTTTAGCGTTGTCGCTATAGCTGTTGAAATAGTCGATGAATTGTAACAGGGAGATATTGCCTTTGCTGAAGTTTTTGGCGACTTCAGCAATCAGGGTGTCAAACTCATCCTGGAACTGGTGCAGGTCGAAGCTTTTGTAACGCTTTTCCAGCGCTACGATACGCTGATAGGCGTTGATCACTTCTGTCTGGGCAACGGACTGTTGTTGTTGCAGTTGTTGTTTGCCGGCGCCTATTTGCAGCTGTGCCGCCCGGATATTGCCCTGGTTGCGGTTCCACAGCGGCAGGTCTATTCCCAGCGTGAGGCCCACGAAGTTATCGATGTAGCTGCCTTTTTTATCATAGGTGGCGCCTACGTGCAGGTCAGGCACGGCCATCGCTTTTTGCAGGCGGTAGTTCAGTTCTGCTGTCTGGTATTGGGTGGCGGCGATGCGTACGTCCGGACGATTAGTGGCCACACTGTCCAGCAGGGACGATAATTCCACATGGTCCAGCCGGTAAGCGGTGAGGTCGGCGGGTGTTACCACGGCGTCATAAAAATCCTGGGTGTGCAGCAGCTGTTGCAGGTTCTTCTGTGCTTCCAGTTCTTCCTGTTTCAGGTCGGCATAATCGTTCTCGATGCCTACCTGTAAGGCTTGTAAGCGTATCAGGTCGGAATGGGCCACACTGCCTTTTTTATCGGCGGTCACATAGGCGTCAACGATACGTTGCAGGTTTTCCAGTTGTTCTTTGAGCACTTTGCCGGTCTGGCGCCGGTAGTAGAGCGTGTAGAAGTTCTCACGCAGCTGCAGGCGGAGCGTGCGCACCAGTTCGTCGAAGGTGGCCTCGTTCATTTTAGTGGCGGTGGCCGCCAGCTGCACATTCTTGTTGCGTTTGCCCGCCAGCTGTATCAGCTGGTCAATGGTATACTGTGTTTCACCTCCGGAGCCTACCTTAAAAGGCTGGAACTTATCGGTGCTACCGAAGCCCAATACCGTGCTGAAGGAGGGATTGTTCCACATTTTTGCCTGACGCACCAGTGCTTTGGACGCGTCGATTTGATAACGTTGTGCCAACAGTACATAGTTCCTGACCAGGAAAGAATCCTCGACGGCCTGTAAGGTAACCGTCCGGGTCGGAGCTTGTGCTTTTATAGGTTGAGTAAAGCCCAGGCTGGCAACGCATACTGACAGAATCAGTTTCGTCTTGGTTCGCATATTGCCTATTTTTATGACACAAAGCTCCCCAAGTGAGATTAAAGACGGCTTTAAGACAAATTAAAAACGCATTAAAAATGAGTAAATGGCAGATTTGTTCAGAGGTGGGGGAGTATCACGGTGAAGGTAGTACCCTCTTCAGCAGTGGAAGTTACCGTGATATGGCCGTTATGTATCTGCACGATCTTTTTACAGATCGACAAGCCAAGGCCATGGCCGCGGGTTTGATGGGCATTATCGCCGCGGTAGAAGGGCTCGAAGATTTTATTGATCTCTCCGGAAGGGATCGGAGCGCCCTGGTTTCTGATCTGCACCGTGATATACTGGGTGAAGAAATCGATAGACACATGCGCGCTTTTGTCGGGAGAAAATTTGCAGGCGTTGTCTATCAGGTTCAGGAAAAGCACTTTCAGCAGGCTCTCGTTCCCGAAACAGGTGACCAGCAGGTCGATGTCCGGTACTTTGACGAACTGGATATCCACTTTGGCGGGCGCCTTGTGTTTCAGCCGTATCAGGTTGGCCATGTCCATCAGCAGCTCGTCGATGCGGACGCTGTTGAATACAAACTGCTCCTGGTTAAGTTCTGACTGTGCCAGCTGCAGTAGTCCATTCGACAGGTCAGACAGGTTTTCCGCGTCTTCCAGTACGGAAATCAGCAGTGACTGGTATTCCTCTTTGGTACGCTCCTTGGAAAGTGTCACCTGCAATTGGCTGATAATAGCTGCCAGCGGGGTACGCAGCTCATGGGAGGCATTGCTCACGAAACTTTTTTGCAGGTCAAAGGAGTCACTGAGACGCTGCAACATGGTGTTGAAGTTGGAGCCCAGCGTGGCAATTTCATCTTTCCCTTTCACGGCTACCTGTGCGTCCTGCATGTTGCTGGCGTTGATGTTATCTACCTGCTGTACCAGTTTGTCGATAGGCTCCATCATTTTGCGGGCGAAGAAATAGCCAACGCCCACCAGTATCGCCACAGCGGTGATCAGCTCTATCAGCAATATCTGGCGGAGGTTTTGGAGGTTCTGGAAACCGTATTTGTCAAAGGAGGATACGATCACGATCACGGACACATCGCCTTCGGTATAGTACACGCCTACCTGTTCACCGCTGCTTTTAATATTGCTGTATAGTTTGTTTTGTTTGATATAATCCAACAGGCTGCGGTGCGTGCGGATGGTGGTGTCTTTAAGGTTGCTGTAAAGCAGGTCGTAGTTGGGATCGTATACGAGGATTGTCTCTTTATAAAGGTCCTGGAAAGTGGTGCGGTCCAGTTTTCGTAACAGGTCCACTTTTACATTGCCGTCTTCGATGATCACATTGGCGATGGAGCGGGCGCGGTATTCCAGCCTTTCGAGGTATTCGGCACGCCTGGATTTGGAAGAGAAATAATAGGCCAGCACGGCAAAGGCGATCAGCATCAGGGAGGCCGACAGCGTATAATACAGCGCTATTTTATATTTGATCTTCATGCAGGATTACTCTTCGGAGAGGTAATATCCCATGCCGGTTTTGGTATGCAACAGTTTTTGCTCGAAATCCTTGTCGATCTTTTTACGGAGGAAGTTCATATATACTTCGATCACGTTGGTGCCGGTGTCAAAGTCAATGTCCCACACTTTTTCCGCGATGGTGAGTTTGGAGATCACTTTGCCTTTATGCAGCGCCAGAAAATCGAGCAGCTGGTATTCTTTGGCGGTGAGGGCAATTTTTTTGCCGCCGCGGGAGACTTCCTTCTTCTCCCTGTCTATTTCCAGATCGGCGATGGTGATTTTGTATTGGGTGCTGTGCGGCGCTTCAGAGCCGGCGCGCTTTAGGAACACGCGGATACGTGCCAGCAGCTCACGGAAATCAAAGGGCTTTACCAGGTAGTCGTCCGCCCCCAGCTCAAACGCCTGCATTTTATCTTCCACGCCACCCAGTGCGGTGAGCATGATGACAGGCACACGGTTGTTTTTCCGGCGGATGACTTCGCACAGTTCATAGCCGTTGTGATGGGGGAGGTTCAGATCGAGAATGACAAGGTCGTAGTTATTGCTGGCAGCGAGGCTTTTGCCCATGCGGCCGTCGTAGGCCACATCTACCTCGAAGCCGTTTTCTTCAAGGCCTTTTTTTACGGCATTGGCTACTTTGACCTCATCTTCTACCACCAGTATTTTCTGCATATAGGACTTTTGAAATGACTAATTACGAATGACGAATTACGAATTGAGGGCCTCTTTTCCAAAGGGTACTAAGCAACCGCTATATAAGGAATCCCTTCATTCGTAATTCGTCATTCGTAATTTCTAATTGGTTACCAGGTTGGCTTCCAGTTGCATGATTTTCTCGAAGAGCTGTTCGTATTGTTCGTTGGCCCTATCGATAAATTTTTGCACTTCCTGGTATTCGCTTTCCACCTGGGCAAATTTAGTTCGGTCGTTATAGGTGGCCGGGTCGCCTAAGCTGGCTTCCAGGCGGGCTTTACGTTCTTTAAGGCTGGCCAGTTGTCCCTCTACCTGTGAAAACTGTTTTTGTTGTTTTTGCAGTTCGCGTTGCACTTCTTTGTTGATGGCGCCTTTGGAGGCGGCAGCATTATTATTGCTGGCGGGGGCGGCCTGTTTGGTTTCTTTCTTGTCGGCGGCGGCTTTTACGGGAGCGGGCGCCTGTTGGGCAGCCATTCTCTTTTTCCACTCTTCATATTCGGTGTAGGTACCTTTAAACTCCTTGATTTCGCCATCCACGATTTCCCAGATTTTGTTGGCTGTCTGGCTTACAAAATAACGGTCGTGCGATACGAGTACAAAGCTGCCTTCATATTTGTCGAGCGCGTCGATCAGCATCTGCACGGAGTTCATGTCGAGGTGGTTCGTGGGCTCATCGAGCATGAGGAAGTTGGCCTGACTGATTATCGTTTTGGCGAGCGCCACCCTGGCTTTTTCACCACCGGAAAGGATACGGATTTTTTTGAATACGTCATCGCCGGTAAAGAGGAAGCAGCCGAGCAACTGGCGTAATTCCAGCTCGGTGCGGCCGGAGCCGAAATTTTTCAGCTCGTCCAGGATTTCGCTGTTCAGGTCGAGCGATTCCAGCTGGTGCTGGGCATAGAAGCTGGTCACCACGTTGTGGCCCGGCACTCTTTCGCCTTCCATGGGCTCCATGCCGAAGATGATGCGCAGCAGGGTGGATTTACCCTTACCGTTGGCACCAATCAGGGCTATTTTGTCGCCGCGGTTGATTTCAGCGCTGGTGTTTTTCAGGATCTGGTTATCGCCATAGGCTTTGCTGATGTTGTTCAGCGTACACAGGATTTTACCCGGTGTTTTATCGATGGAGAAGTTAATCTTGATTTTAGACGGGCCACTGTCCACCTGTTCCACACGTTCCAGTTTATCCAGTCTTTTGGCGATGCTCTGTGCCTGTGCGGCCTTAGAGGCTTTGGCCTTAAAACGTTCGATAAATCTTTCCTGCTGACGGATATAGTCCTGCTGGTTGTCGTAGGCACGCTGCTGCATTTCGCGGCGCAGTTCCTTTTCCACTTCATAGTCGGCATAGGAGCCGGAGTAGTGGTGCAGTTGCTGCTGGTACACTTCCACGATGCCGTTTACCATGCGGTCAAGGAAATAACGGTCGTGCGATACGATGATCACGGCACCATTGTAGCCAACGAGGTAACGTTCCAGCCATTCGATGGACGGAAGGTCAAGGTGGTTCGTCGGTTCATCGAGCATGAGCACGTCCGGCTGCTGGAGGATGAGGCGGGCGAGGAGCACGCGCATGCGCCATCCACCGGAGAATTCGCTATAGGGACGGTCCAGGTCGGCGGTGGTAAAGCCGAGGCCTTCCAATACCTGTGCCGTTTTGTGTTTCATGTTATAGCCGTCCAGCGCTTCAAATTCGTGGAGGGCGTCGCTGAACTGGTGCAGCAGCTCTTCTGTCTGGTCGTGTTCCAGTTCTTTGGTAAGCCTGTCTATTTCCTTTTCCAGTTCCAGCGCTTTGCCGAAGGCCATCATACCTACGGTGAGGATAGATTCATCGGTTTCAAAGCTCAGCAGGTCCTGGTTAAAAAAACCGATCGTCAGGTTTTTGCTTTTGTTAACGCTTCCTTTGGAAACGGAATATTCGCCGTTGATAATACGCAGCAGGGTGGATTTGCCTGTTCCATTCAATCCGATAAGGCCAACGCGGTCTCCCGGCTCAATATGCCAGGAGGAATTTTCCAGGATGACCCTGGACCCAAACTCAAATGTAATGTCCTGTAATGCGATTAACATAGTTGTTCAAAAATTGGATAAAAAACGTGCAAAGGTAACCAGAACTTATGTCATTTTAATGTTTCCTATGCTTTTGTATTTTATGTATATATTAACTATTGATAAATAATTAATTGTAGATTATAAAATTCTAATGAAAATTAGATTTTAACGTTTTGATCGCTGTTTCTGTGCCCACTGATTATTATTACTTTTGCGGACGAAGAAAATAAATGCCCATGAATTTCAGATCAGGCGTTCCCGTAGGAACATTATGCATAGTGGCAGCTTTGTTTGGTTGTCAGCCGTCACCCACCAAATCCGGCGAAGAGGCGGCAGCTAAACCGGCGGCCTCTTTACAGGCGCCCTACAGCCAGCAATATTATGATTCCCTTCAGTTGGTCATGCAGGCTTACTACCAGCTGTCAGACGCACTGGTAAAGGCAGACAGCCTTGCGGCCAATACTGCGGCGGCTTCCCTGAAGCTGCATATGGACAGCCTGCCGGTGAATACCCTTCAGATGGACAGCAGCCACCTAAGCATTATTACCGGCACCACCGGCAGTATCAGCGCTGAACTGGCGGGCTTCGAGGGTGAACAGGACCTGGAAGGCAAACGTTCTTCCTTCCAGATGGTTTCTGATATGTTGTTCGACCTCGTAAAAAATACCGGGCTCAAAGGCAAAACCGTCTATCACCAATATTGCCCAATGGCCTTTGATGACAAAGGTGCTTACTGGTTAAGCGACAAACCGGACATTTTAAACCCTTACTTCGGTAATAAAATGTTGCATTGTGGAGAAACAAAAGACACTTTAAGTTATCAGTAAATTGTAAATTACTGTCTATTGCCGGACGACAATAGACAGTAATATGCAATTCTTCAGATATGTAGTTACTTTCCTGATGACCCTTCTATGCTTGTCTGCCAGGGCACAGCATTTTACTGTCAGTGGCTATGTGCGCGACAGTACCAACGGCGAATCGCTCCCCGGCGCTACGGTACACGTACAAGGCACCAGCACCGGTATCCAGACCAACGCTTATGGTTTTTATTCCCTCACTTTGTCGCCGGGCACTTACACCATCATTTTTTCTTTTGTGGGTTATGAAAGTAAACCGCTTGAGCTGACCCTAACAGGCAACACTATACGTTATGTGGAGCTGCTGCCGCGGTCCTATCAGGCAAAAGAAGTCGTGGTGACGGCCCAGCAGCAGCATGCCAATGTGAAAAGCACTGACATGGGCCGGGTGGAAATGTCTGCACAGCAGGTAAAAAAGCTCCCCGCACTGATGGGGGAGACAGATATCCTGAAGGCGTTGCAGCTGATGCCCGGTGTGCAGGCCGCCGGGGAAGGCAATGCCGGGTTTTATGTACGTGGCGGCGGACCTGACCAGAACCTGATCCTGCTGGACGAGGCGCCGGTATATAATACGGGCCACCTGTTTGGTTTTTTCTCGGTGTTTAATGCAGACGCGATCAAAAATACAACGCTGATCAAGGGTGGGATGCCGGCCAATTACGGCGGCCGGCTGTCTTCCGTTGTGGATGTAAATATGAAGGAAGGCAACAACAAAAACTTCCAGGGAGAGGGTGGGATAGGGCTGATTGCTTCACGGTTGTCACTACAGGGGCCGCTTAAAAAAGACAAGGCTTCTTTTATCGTTTCAGCCCGCCGTACGTATATCGATCTGCTCACCAAACCCTTTGTCAATAATTCATCCTACAAAGGCACCGGCTATTATTTCTATGACCTGAACATGAAAGTGAATTACATCCTGTCTGATAAAGACCGGTTATATCTCAGCGGTTACTTTGGCCGGGATGTTTTCAGCTTTTCAAGCGATAACCGCAAGTTCATGGTGAAGATCCCATGGGGCAACAGTACGGCCACTTTGCGCTGGAACCATGTGTTCAACAGCAAATTGTTTGCGAACCTGTCCCTTATTTATAACGATTATAAATTCCAGTTCAGCGCGCTCCAGAATAATTTTAACCTCCGCCTGTCATCCGGCATCAGCGACGGCAATGCCAAACTGGACTTTGATTATTATGCCAATCCCCGCCACCACATTAAATTTGGCGGCAACTATATTTACCATGTGTTTACGCCGAGCACTGTCAGCGGAGGGCAGGACTCTACGGTATTTGCCCC
This sequence is a window from Chitinophaga varians. Protein-coding genes within it:
- a CDS encoding TonB-dependent receptor — protein: MQFFRYVVTFLMTLLCLSARAQHFTVSGYVRDSTNGESLPGATVHVQGTSTGIQTNAYGFYSLTLSPGTYTIIFSFVGYESKPLELTLTGNTIRYVELLPRSYQAKEVVVTAQQQHANVKSTDMGRVEMSAQQVKKLPALMGETDILKALQLMPGVQAAGEGNAGFYVRGGGPDQNLILLDEAPVYNTGHLFGFFSVFNADAIKNTTLIKGGMPANYGGRLSSVVDVNMKEGNNKNFQGEGGIGLIASRLSLQGPLKKDKASFIVSARRTYIDLLTKPFVNNSSYKGTGYYFYDLNMKVNYILSDKDRLYLSGYFGRDVFSFSSDNRKFMVKIPWGNSTATLRWNHVFNSKLFANLSLIYNDYKFQFSALQNNFNLRLSSGISDGNAKLDFDYYANPRHHIKFGGNYIYHVFTPSTVSGGQDSTVFAPPENAYKKYAHEVGAYLMDDWEISPHLQLNAGVRFSGFMQIGPYTRYIRDAAGQKTDSVKYGRGRPVTHYGGFEPRLILRYSWNNDNAVKASFTRNYQFIHLVSNAGTTLPTDVWVPSTYRVRPQESWQYSAGYFRNFKNNTYEASAEVYYKEMYHQVEYREGYTPSLSDPELDFVFGRGQAYGLELFVNKKKGALTGWLGYTLAWTWRQFPMLNEGKRFPAKYDRRHDLVAVATYELNKRWTFSGVFIYGTGNTTTMPEQFYFMEGALVQGYGKINSYRMAPYNRLDLSAIYTPKPKRENRRFRGSWAFSIYNVYSRKNPYFIYFDQEGKAVDGSLKVKAKQVSLFPIIPAVTYNFQF
- a CDS encoding response regulator transcription factor, producing MQKILVVEDEVKVANAVKKGLEENGFEVDVAYDGRMGKSLAASNNYDLVILDLNLPHHNGYELCEVIRRKNNRVPVIMLTALGGVEDKMQAFELGADDYLVKPFDFRELLARIRVFLKRAGSEAPHSTQYKITIADLEIDREKKEVSRGGKKIALTAKEYQLLDFLALHKGKVISKLTIAEKVWDIDFDTGTNVIEVYMNFLRKKIDKDFEQKLLHTKTGMGYYLSEE
- a CDS encoding DUF3347 domain-containing protein; its protein translation is MNFRSGVPVGTLCIVAALFGCQPSPTKSGEEAAAKPAASLQAPYSQQYYDSLQLVMQAYYQLSDALVKADSLAANTAAASLKLHMDSLPVNTLQMDSSHLSIITGTTGSISAELAGFEGEQDLEGKRSSFQMVSDMLFDLVKNTGLKGKTVYHQYCPMAFDDKGAYWLSDKPDILNPYFGNKMLHCGETKDTLSYQ
- a CDS encoding ABC-F family ATP-binding cassette domain-containing protein, giving the protein MLIALQDITFEFGSRVILENSSWHIEPGDRVGLIGLNGTGKSTLLRIINGEYSVSKGSVNKSKNLTIGFFNQDLLSFETDESILTVGMMAFGKALELEKEIDRLTKELEHDQTEELLHQFSDALHEFEALDGYNMKHKTAQVLEGLGFTTADLDRPYSEFSGGWRMRVLLARLILQQPDVLMLDEPTNHLDLPSIEWLERYLVGYNGAVIIVSHDRYFLDRMVNGIVEVYQQQLHHYSGSYADYEVEKELRREMQQRAYDNQQDYIRQQERFIERFKAKASKAAQAQSIAKRLDKLERVEQVDSGPSKIKINFSIDKTPGKILCTLNNISKAYGDNQILKNTSAEINRGDKIALIGANGKGKSTLLRIIFGMEPMEGERVPGHNVVTSFYAQHQLESLDLNSEILDELKNFGSGRTELELRQLLGCFLFTGDDVFKKIRILSGGEKARVALAKTIISQANFLMLDEPTNHLDMNSVQMLIDALDKYEGSFVLVSHDRYFVSQTANKIWEIVDGEIKEFKGTYTEYEEWKKRMAAQQAPAPVKAAADKKETKQAAPASNNNAAASKGAINKEVQRELQKQQKQFSQVEGQLASLKERKARLEASLGDPATYNDRTKFAQVESEYQEVQKFIDRANEQYEQLFEKIMQLEANLVTN